A window of uncultured Methanoregula sp. genomic DNA:
ACCGGATTTGTCGTGATAGTCCTCCTGGTCTTTGGGGAAGTCGGTCCCAAGATCTATGCGGCAAGAGCTTCTGAGTCCTTTGCCCTGATGATAGCCCCGGTCATTCTTTTCCTCTCCCGCCTGCTGTCCCCCGTGATCTGGCTCGTGGAGCGCGTCAGCCCAAGCCTTGGTATCGGGAAAGACGTGGCTGAACCGGCGGTGACGGAAGAAGAGATCAAGGAATGGATTGATGTGGGCAAGGAAGAAGGGACCATCGAGCAGGACGAGCAGGACATGCTCTACTCGGTACTTGAGTTCGGCGACACGACTACCCGGGAGATCATGACCCCCCGGGTGGACGTGATGCTGATCGAGGACACCCTCAGTTTCGAGGAAGCGATCCGCGTCTTCAACGAGAGCGGGTTCTCCCGGATCCCGGTGTATCATGACCGGATCGACAACATCACCGGCATCCTCAATGTCAAGGATATCTTCTCCGCCATGGTCTCCCACCGGAAGGATTCAACCATCAGCGAGGTCATGTACGATCCCACGTTCGTACCGGAGACCAAGAAGATCGATGACCTCTTGAAGGAACTCCAGGTCCACCGGGTCCAGATGGCGGTCGTCATTGACGAATACAGCAGTTTCGTGGGAATCGTAACCGTCGAGGATATTCTTGAGGAACTTGTCGGGGATATCCTGGACGAATACGACAAGGAGGAGCCCGAGGTCCAGGAGCTCTCCCCGGGAGTCCTTGTCGTGGATGCCAAGATGTGGGTCGAGGACATCAATGAGAGTCATGGACTCAACCTTCCCACTGACGAGTCTTATGAGACTATCGGCGGCCTTGTTATCGACCGGCTCGGCCACCTGCCTCTCCACCCCGGCGAGAAGGTGGAGCTTGATTCCGGCAAGACCACGCTTGTTGTATTGCAGATGCACGGTCACCGGATCGTGAAGGTCAAGATCGTTGTCCACCCGAAAACCGGCGAGGCAGATAATTCGGGGAACCGGTAAGATGGAGACGCAAAGAGCGGTGTTGGCCGGGGGAGATATCTGATGAAACGCATCGCTGTCATAGCATCGGGCCGGGGATCGAATTTCCAGGCAGTTGTGGATGCCATCGGAGCGGGGCAGATCCCGGCCACCTGCGTTGCACTTATTACCGATAACCCGAAGGCCTATGCCATCGAGAGAGCAGAGAAAGCTGGCATTCCCCGGGTTGTCATCGATTATGCCTCGTTTCCTTCGCGGGAGGTATATGAGCGAGCGCTCCTCTCCGCAATGCAGGAGACCAATGCTGATCTCTTTGTTCTCGCCGGCTACATGCGGATCCTCGGATCCGCCATAGTCCGGGCATTTCCCGGAAAGATGGTGAACATCCACCCGGCGCTCCTGCCCAGTTTCACCGGGCTCCATGCCCAGCGGCAGGCTGTGCAGTATGGGGTAAAAATTGCCGGGTGCACGGTCCATTTCGTTGACGAGAGTCTCGATGGCGGCCCGATCATCCTCCAGCGATGGGTTCCGGTGCTGGATGACGATGACGAGGACTCCCTTGCGGAGCGGATCCTCGAACAGGAACATATCGCGTTCCCGGAAGCGATCAAGCTTTTCTGCGAGGACCGGCTTGAGATTGTCGGGCGCAAGGTAGTAACCCGCTGACTGCGCACACTTCCCGGTACCACCTGCTGGCATGGGGAGGGCGCTTTTATATCCATGACGCTGATAGTATGCACACAAAAGTCCCGGTGACAACAGCATGAAGGTGCGATCCAAGAACCCGGCATCCAAGAAGATAGCGCGGGAACGTATCGGGGTGCTTTTTGTGCAGGCGGGGCTCGTGCATGCAGCCCACCCGGAACTGAGCAACCGGTACGTGGAACTCGCCCGGAAGATTGCCATGCGGCAGCGGATCCGGATCGACCGGGAGTTCCGCCGCCGCTACTGCCACCATTGTTACGCCTACCTTGTACCGGGAAAGAACATGCGGGTGCGGGTGCACCGGGGCAACGTTGTTGTCACCTGCAAAGCCTGCAAAAGAACAACGCGTTACCGCGTGGTGAGACCAGATGGAAAAACAAGCTGACAATTCCATGCAGGACCTCAAACCGACCGTCTGGATCGGCAAACAGGGCTGCACCGGGACCATGATCGAGGAGATCGTGTCCCAGCTCAAGAAGCGCAA
This region includes:
- a CDS encoding hemolysin family protein, which produces MIQDALEIVLFIVCILLSAFFSSSEVALISITRAKVRTLVNEGRPGSAAVAALKESPEHLLITILVGNTIVNIAAAAIATAIAIQIFGDLGVGIATGFVVIVLLVFGEVGPKIYAARASESFALMIAPVILFLSRLLSPVIWLVERVSPSLGIGKDVAEPAVTEEEIKEWIDVGKEEGTIEQDEQDMLYSVLEFGDTTTREIMTPRVDVMLIEDTLSFEEAIRVFNESGFSRIPVYHDRIDNITGILNVKDIFSAMVSHRKDSTISEVMYDPTFVPETKKIDDLLKELQVHRVQMAVVIDEYSSFVGIVTVEDILEELVGDILDEYDKEEPEVQELSPGVLVVDAKMWVEDINESHGLNLPTDESYETIGGLVIDRLGHLPLHPGEKVELDSGKTTLVVLQMHGHRIVKVKIVVHPKTGEADNSGNR
- the purN gene encoding phosphoribosylglycinamide formyltransferase, producing MKRIAVIASGRGSNFQAVVDAIGAGQIPATCVALITDNPKAYAIERAEKAGIPRVVIDYASFPSREVYERALLSAMQETNADLFVLAGYMRILGSAIVRAFPGKMVNIHPALLPSFTGLHAQRQAVQYGVKIAGCTVHFVDESLDGGPIILQRWVPVLDDDDEDSLAERILEQEHIAFPEAIKLFCEDRLEIVGRKVVTR
- a CDS encoding ribonuclease P, giving the protein MKVRSKNPASKKIARERIGVLFVQAGLVHAAHPELSNRYVELARKIAMRQRIRIDREFRRRYCHHCYAYLVPGKNMRVRVHRGNVVVTCKACKRTTRYRVVRPDGKTS